The DNA region CGGAGAATGTGGTAACGGATCGCATCTGCACCGTATCTTTCGCCGAGAACGAAAGGATCAACCACGTTGCCGAGTGACTTGCTCATCTTCTGGCCGTTGAATGTGATCCAGCCGTGAACAGCAAGGTGCTTAGGAAGCGGAAGGTCGAGAGCCATGAGCATTGCCGGCCAGATGATAGCGTGGAATCGCATAATGTCCTTTGCAACCATGTGAACGTCTGCAGGCCAGAATTTTTCGTAGTCCTTATGTGCTGTGTTGCCGTATCCGAGAGCGGAAATATAGTTTGAAAGAGCGTCGATCCAAACGTAAACAACATGCTTGTCGTCAAAGGTTACAGGAATGCCCCACTTGAATGTGGTTCTTGAAACGCAGAGGTCTTCTAGACCCGGCTTGATGAAGTTGTTTACAAGCTCTGTAGCTCGTGTCTTAGGTCTTAAGTAGTCAGTTTCTGTAAGAAGCTTTTCGATACGTTCAGCGAAAGGCGACATTTTGAAGAAGTAAGCTTCTTCCTTTGCTTCAGTGACTTCACGGCCGCAGTCAGGACACTTGCCGTCTTTAAGCTGTGATTCTGTCCAGAAGCTTTCGCATGGAGTACAGTATTTGCCTGAATATTCGCCCTTGTAGATATATCCCTTGTCGTAGAGAGCCTTGAATATCTTCTGTACTGTTTCGATGTGGTAGTCGTCAGTTGTACGGATGTATCTGTCGTAGCTTATGTTCATGTAGCTCCAGAGCTTCTTGAAAGTTTCTACGATCTCATCGACGTATTCCTTAGGTGTAACGCCCTTTTCAGCAGCTTTCTGTTCTATTTTAAGACCGTGTTCGTCAGTTCCTGTGAGGAACATTACATCGTAACCCTGCATTCGCTTGTAACGCGCGATGGAGTCGCAGGCTACAGTTGTATAGCAGTGTCCTATATGCGGATTTCCAGACGGATAATATATAGGAGTAGTGATGTAAAACGGTTTATTTGGCATATGATCTCCTCCGTAAAATATAGTATAACTTTAATTATAACCTATTATTGCGTGTTTGTCAAAAGAAATATATCAGTTCGTTTCTTTAGGGAAACACTGATTAAACCGGAAATCCGGCTTTGCCGGATTTCCGAAGGTGGGATTTGCGGGGCTTCGCCCCGGAGCCCCGCGCTGATTTATGAATAAATCAGCGTTTCCTTAGGTCCGGCGGGGGGTAAATGATGTTTCTGATTTGATCAGTGTTTTCTTATTTGTATTGCTATTTTCCGTGAATTAATATATAATAGAATAAGATAATTTTTATTTTATAGGGAAGTGAATGATATGTTTGCACAGCTATTCGGCTACTATTTACTTGACAAGAACATTATTTCGACCGATCAGCTCAATGAGGCACTGGTGAACAAGAACATATACAAGGAACGTCTGGGTTCGCTGTTTGTTGAGTCGGGATACATGACAAACGAGCAGGTCGAGTACATTCACAGCGAGCAGAAAAGATTCGACAAGAACATGGGCGACCTTGCAGTTTTCCTCGGATTTCTTTCAAGGGCACAGATGGAGGAACTGCTCGGAAAGCAGAACAACGGGGAT from Ruminococcus sp. HUN007 includes:
- the metG gene encoding methionine--tRNA ligase; this translates as MPNKPFYITTPIYYPSGNPHIGHCYTTVACDSIARYKRMQGYDVMFLTGTDEHGLKIEQKAAEKGVTPKEYVDEIVETFKKLWSYMNISYDRYIRTTDDYHIETVQKIFKALYDKGYIYKGEYSGKYCTPCESFWTESQLKDGKCPDCGREVTEAKEEAYFFKMSPFAERIEKLLTETDYLRPKTRATELVNNFIKPGLEDLCVSRTTFKWGIPVTFDDKHVVYVWIDALSNYISALGYGNTAHKDYEKFWPADVHMVAKDIMRFHAIIWPAMLMALDLPLPKHLAVHGWITFNGQKMSKSLGNVVDPFVLGERYGADAIRYHILREMALGADSSFSNEIMINRINSDLANGLGNLVSRTVAMVEKYFGGTLPKEKQSGEFDDELISMAEGLRAKVDEFVEHTQINNALAEIFTVISRANKYIDETAPWVLAKDEANKPRLACVLYNLLEAIRISTTLLSAFMPTTMPEVWKQIGASESDVSYENAAKFGVLPADVTVHRGEALFPRIDVDKEIEELNALIRQNAPAPAEPEIEAEPLAPQIEIGEFFKSDLRVAKIVKCEKVKKSKKLLCSQLDDGMGGRQVVSGIAQWYSPEDLIGKKVILVANLKPAVLCGVESNGMICCSDMPDGSAKVIFVDDSVPCGSKIR